One Antarctobacter heliothermus DNA segment encodes these proteins:
- a CDS encoding N-formylglutamate amidohydrolase has protein sequence MTYSPSRIIGESRSSRILITCDHAANTVPPDLGGSLGLPVSDMARHIAYDVGAAGVSIELGALLDAPVVLSNFSRLVIDPNRGEDDPTLLMKLYDGSVIPGNRYADAAEKARRVAAYYRPYDTDLARMVARREDVAIVAIHSFTPQLHGRPARPWDVGILHSSWDSRLSDPLIDLLEAEPDLVVGRNEPYPGHLPGDAIDRHALGAGRHNTLIEVRNDLIEDEVGQRHWAVRLAPLLEMALAAAKD, from the coding sequence ATGACATATTCCCCTTCCCGGATCATAGGCGAAAGCCGCTCCAGCCGAATTCTGATAACCTGTGACCACGCCGCGAACACGGTGCCGCCTGATCTGGGCGGCTCTCTGGGTCTGCCGGTGTCGGATATGGCGCGCCATATCGCCTATGACGTAGGTGCCGCTGGGGTGTCCATCGAACTGGGCGCACTGCTGGATGCGCCGGTTGTGTTATCCAACTTCTCTCGACTGGTGATCGACCCAAACCGGGGCGAGGACGATCCGACCCTGTTGATGAAGTTGTATGACGGCTCTGTCATTCCCGGCAACCGATACGCTGATGCTGCCGAAAAGGCGCGCCGAGTTGCCGCCTATTACCGCCCATATGACACCGATCTTGCGCGGATGGTGGCGCGGCGCGAGGATGTTGCCATCGTCGCCATCCATTCGTTCACACCGCAACTGCATGGCCGCCCGGCGCGGCCTTGGGATGTGGGTATTCTACATTCATCGTGGGATTCGCGGCTGTCCGATCCGCTGATTGACTTGCTGGAGGCAGAACCCGATCTGGTGGTGGGACGGAATGAACCTTACCCCGGCCACCTGCCCGGTGATGCCATCGACAGGCACGCGCTGGGGGCTGGGCGGCACAATACGTTGATCGAGGTCCGTAACGACCTGATAGAGGACGAGGTGGGCCAACGACATTGGGCGGTGCGACTGGCCCCGCTTCTGGAAATGGCCTTGGCCGCCGCCAAAGACTGA
- the rplT gene encoding 50S ribosomal protein L20 — translation MPRTKGGTVTHARHKKVVDQAKGYYGRRKNTFKVAAQAVDKANQYKTRDRKNRKRNFRALWIQRINAAVRAHDESLTYSRFINGLTLAGIEVDRKVLADLAVHEPAAFAAIVDQAKGALPASADA, via the coding sequence ATGCCCCGTACCAAAGGCGGAACCGTCACCCACGCGCGTCACAAGAAGGTCGTTGACCAGGCCAAAGGTTATTATGGCCGCCGCAAGAACACCTTCAAGGTGGCAGCGCAGGCCGTCGATAAGGCCAACCAGTACAAGACCCGCGACCGCAAGAACCGTAAGCGCAACTTCCGCGCGCTCTGGATTCAGCGGATTAACGCCGCTGTGCGCGCCCACGACGAATCGCTGACATATTCGCGCTTCATCAACGGCCTGACGCTGGCCGGGATCGAAGTAGACCGCAAGGTTCTGGCCGATCTGGCTGTGCATGAGCCCGCCGCGTTCGCCGCGATTGTGGACCAAGCCAAAGGCGCGCTGCCGGCTTCTGCCGACGCGTAG
- the rpmI gene encoding 50S ribosomal protein L35, with translation MPKMKTKSSAKKRFKVTATGKVLTAQAGKRHGMIKRTKKFIRDARGTTTMSKPDAKIVKQFMPYDR, from the coding sequence ATGCCCAAGATGAAGACAAAGTCGAGCGCCAAAAAGCGCTTCAAGGTGACAGCCACCGGCAAGGTGCTGACGGCGCAGGCCGGCAAGCGCCACGGTATGATCAAGCGCACCAAAAAATTCATCCGCGACGCGCGCGGCACCACAACCATGAGCAAGCCTGACGCCAAGATCGTCAAGCAGTTCATGCCTTACGACCGCTGA
- a CDS encoding ABC transporter ATP-binding protein, protein MTQVDFEDVSVSFGPVAVLENLSLSISSGGFFTLLGPSGCGKSTLLRAIAGFIRPDSGTVRFGARDMTHVVPHKRNTGLVFQDYALFPHQNVFDNVAYGLRARKVNEADISAKVTTYLGRMGLSKFANRATSELSGGQRQRVALARALVIEPDVLLMDEPLSALDANLRQEMRLFLSEIQREVGVTTIFVTHDQDEALSMSDQIALMRNGQIEQLSTPHDLHHRPRTSYTAAFVGGANLLAVDVKDVQNETATCLILGSEFRVAANGCRPGEPVKLCVHHQEASLSNAGSDTINGTVTAVVFLGGQTSYQVALPTGEHLKVTQTTGFNSPQFANGATVSIDFSEQCCLVRDV, encoded by the coding sequence GTGACTCAAGTCGATTTCGAAGATGTTTCTGTTTCATTTGGCCCGGTGGCGGTTTTGGAAAACCTATCGCTGAGCATTTCTTCGGGTGGTTTTTTCACGCTTCTTGGCCCTAGTGGCTGTGGGAAATCGACGCTTTTGCGTGCGATCGCCGGGTTTATCAGGCCCGACAGCGGCACAGTGCGCTTTGGCGCGCGGGACATGACCCATGTTGTGCCGCACAAGCGCAATACAGGATTGGTGTTTCAAGACTATGCGCTGTTTCCACATCAAAATGTCTTTGACAACGTTGCTTATGGGCTGCGGGCGCGCAAGGTCAACGAAGCGGATATTTCCGCCAAGGTGACAACCTATCTGGGCCGGATGGGGCTGAGTAAATTTGCCAATCGCGCGACCAGCGAACTCAGTGGTGGACAGCGTCAACGCGTGGCCTTGGCACGTGCTTTGGTGATTGAGCCGGATGTTCTTTTGATGGACGAACCGCTCTCGGCGCTTGATGCGAACCTGCGTCAGGAAATGCGGCTGTTTCTAAGTGAGATCCAACGCGAGGTCGGGGTAACCACGATATTTGTGACCCATGACCAAGACGAAGCCTTGTCTATGTCAGATCAGATTGCCCTCATGCGCAACGGTCAAATCGAGCAACTGTCCACGCCCCACGATTTGCATCATCGCCCACGAACGAGCTATACGGCTGCGTTCGTGGGCGGAGCCAACCTGCTGGCCGTAGACGTCAAAGACGTTCAGAACGAAACGGCGACTTGTCTAATCCTGGGATCTGAGTTTCGGGTTGCGGCCAACGGATGCCGCCCAGGCGAGCCTGTGAAACTTTGCGTTCACCACCAAGAGGCGTCGCTGTCAAATGCCGGGTCCGACACAATCAACGGGACAGTTACAGCCGTGGTCTTTCTGGGGGGGCAAACCAGTTATCAGGTCGCCCTGCCGACAGGGGAACATTTGAAGGTCACGCAGACAACCGGGTTTAACTCCCCGCAATTCGCGAACGGTGCTACCGTATCAATCGATTTTTCCGAACAGTGCTGCTTGGTGAGGGACGTCTGA
- the pyk gene encoding pyruvate kinase — MKRDRNVKIVATLGPASNTYEMIRALHEAGADVFRLNMSHGTHEEIEERHAMIRQVEKDLDSPIGILADLQGPKLRVGEFANGSEELEWGQKFRLDLDPAPGDLNRVRLPHPEIFAALNGGASLLVNDGKIRLRVTDCGKDHANCTVEAGGTISNRKGVNVPDVVLPLAALSEKDRRDLEFACALGIDWLALSFVQRVEDVEEARRLVWGRAAIISKIEKPSAVDCFDEILAVSDGIMVARGDLGVELPVQAVPPIQKRLVRKCRAAAKPVIVATQMLESMIESPMPTRAEVSDVSGAIYEGADAIMLSAESAAGLYPIEAVQTMNNVAVSVESDPTYREVIEASRSAERKSVADGIVAAAREIAETTDVKVICCFTSSGTTAALVARERPRVPIIAMTPMRGAARRLSLTWGTQCVMTGELERFKQAVVNAARAARAEGYADENDQIVLTAGVPFNQPGSTNILRVAPCNERLIFSTDPE; from the coding sequence ATGAAACGCGACCGCAACGTCAAGATCGTGGCCACGCTGGGGCCCGCCTCCAACACTTATGAGATGATCCGGGCGTTGCATGAGGCTGGGGCGGATGTGTTTCGCCTGAACATGAGCCACGGCACCCACGAGGAAATCGAGGAACGCCACGCAATGATCCGGCAGGTCGAAAAGGACCTGGACAGCCCGATCGGCATTCTGGCCGACCTTCAAGGACCGAAACTGCGTGTGGGCGAATTTGCCAACGGGTCAGAGGAACTGGAATGGGGGCAGAAATTCCGCCTCGATCTGGACCCGGCTCCGGGCGATCTGAACCGTGTTCGGCTGCCCCACCCCGAGATTTTCGCCGCCTTGAACGGGGGCGCGAGCCTGCTGGTCAATGACGGCAAGATTCGCTTGCGAGTCACCGACTGCGGCAAGGATCATGCCAATTGCACGGTCGAGGCGGGCGGCACTATTTCCAACCGCAAGGGCGTGAACGTGCCCGACGTTGTGCTGCCGCTGGCCGCACTGTCGGAAAAGGATCGGCGCGATCTGGAATTCGCCTGCGCGCTGGGCATTGACTGGCTGGCACTGTCCTTTGTGCAGCGGGTCGAGGACGTCGAAGAGGCACGTCGACTGGTCTGGGGCCGGGCGGCGATCATCTCGAAAATCGAAAAGCCATCGGCTGTCGACTGTTTCGATGAGATCCTCGCTGTTTCTGACGGTATTATGGTCGCGCGGGGCGATCTGGGCGTGGAACTGCCCGTTCAGGCGGTGCCGCCGATCCAGAAACGTCTGGTGCGCAAGTGTCGCGCTGCGGCCAAGCCGGTGATCGTGGCCACCCAGATGTTGGAATCGATGATCGAATCGCCGATGCCCACGCGGGCCGAGGTATCGGATGTGTCTGGCGCGATCTATGAGGGCGCCGATGCCATCATGCTGTCGGCGGAATCGGCGGCCGGTCTGTACCCGATCGAAGCGGTGCAGACGATGAACAACGTCGCGGTGTCGGTCGAAAGCGATCCGACCTACCGTGAAGTCATCGAAGCCTCGCGCTCTGCCGAGCGCAAATCGGTGGCGGACGGGATTGTGGCCGCGGCGCGTGAAATCGCCGAGACGACTGACGTCAAGGTGATCTGCTGCTTTACCTCGTCGGGCACCACGGCGGCGCTGGTGGCGCGGGAACGTCCCCGCGTGCCGATCATCGCGATGACCCCGATGAGGGGCGCTGCGCGACGGCTGTCACTGACTTGGGGCACGCAATGCGTGATGACGGGGGAGCTGGAGCGGTTCAAGCAGGCGGTGGTCAACGCCGCGCGCGCCGCCCGCGCCGAAGGTTATGCCGACGAGAACGATCAGATCGTGCTTACTGCGGGCGTGCCCTTTAATCAGCCGGGCAGTACGAACATTCTGCGTGTGGCCCCCTGCAACGAGCGTTTGATTTTCTCGACCGATCCTGAATAA
- a CDS encoding helix-turn-helix domain-containing protein, with protein sequence MDQKDSPLPLNALRVYVAIVRELSITKAAKTIGSTQSSVSRHLAVLEQYVGDKLVERVDRNIRLTKLGYVLAESVTEPLEMVTFSVNRMRRRYTRERRITVRTSLPTLTSLFIVPRLPDFFGNMG encoded by the coding sequence ATGGACCAAAAAGATTCGCCCCTCCCGCTCAACGCTCTGCGCGTGTATGTAGCCATTGTGCGGGAGTTGAGTATCACCAAGGCGGCCAAGACGATTGGCTCGACGCAAAGCTCGGTCAGCCGCCACCTTGCCGTGCTTGAACAGTATGTCGGGGATAAATTGGTCGAGCGCGTGGACCGCAATATACGGTTGACTAAGCTGGGTTATGTATTGGCGGAATCCGTAACCGAGCCACTCGAGATGGTCACATTTTCAGTCAACCGTATGCGCCGCAGGTACACCCGCGAACGGCGCATCACTGTCAGGACGTCGCTTCCGACGTTGACGAGCCTGTTTATTGTCCCGCGACTGCCCGATTTTTTCGGGAATATGGGGTGA
- a CDS encoding DUF1244 domain-containing protein — translation MDDQTRIEIEAAAFRRLRKHLMEDRADVQNIDLMNLGGFCRNCLSRWYMEAANEKGIEMGKEEAREIYYGMPYSEWRSQFQTEAGADKQADFAKAFKENVTDKE, via the coding sequence ATGGACGATCAGACACGCATCGAGATCGAGGCCGCCGCCTTTCGTCGGCTGCGCAAGCACCTGATGGAAGATCGCGCAGACGTGCAGAACATTGACCTGATGAACCTTGGCGGGTTCTGCCGCAATTGCCTTAGCCGTTGGTATATGGAAGCGGCGAATGAAAAGGGCATCGAGATGGGCAAGGAAGAGGCCCGCGAGATCTATTACGGCATGCCTTATTCCGAGTGGAGATCGCAGTTCCAGACCGAGGCAGGGGCGGACAAGCAGGCCGACTTTGCCAAGGCTTTCAAGGAAAACGTCACCGACAAGGAATAA